A genome region from Clostridium pasteurianum includes the following:
- a CDS encoding major capsid protein yields MNLQDFINANQISLYIEKLPIQSTIDKTLFPPKKQLGTEIELAKGSMKKPVALKMSAFDTAVKSRALSASLNIEKKEMPFFKESVLIKEKERQFLLLAIQSNNQNLVEQLTSQIYDNYKSLVDGAEVQMIRMRAQALQTGKINISTDDGDIVVDYNVPSQHKETLTGTATWDNEDADIVGDLIRWSKVLTNNGYGTPTRILLTDTVLGYIKKNKAINGELVARNPNLLTIITDNDIINYLNGKLDLSVGILNGNYIDESGAIQNYYQDDLVTLIPEGALGSTVYGTTPEEADRLYGTGKLDTSIVNTGVAITTMLKEDPVTVETKVSELGIPSFDRVDECFFATVK; encoded by the coding sequence ATGAATTTACAAGATTTTATAAATGCAAATCAAATTTCACTATATATTGAAAAGTTACCTATACAAAGTACTATAGATAAGACATTATTCCCACCTAAAAAACAACTTGGAACTGAAATAGAACTTGCTAAAGGTTCAATGAAAAAGCCAGTTGCTTTAAAGATGAGTGCCTTTGATACAGCTGTTAAATCCAGAGCATTAAGTGCTAGTTTAAACATAGAAAAAAAGGAAATGCCATTCTTTAAAGAATCGGTACTCATTAAAGAAAAGGAAAGACAATTTCTTTTACTAGCAATTCAATCAAATAATCAAAATTTAGTAGAGCAGCTTACATCTCAAATTTATGATAATTATAAAAGCTTAGTTGATGGTGCAGAAGTTCAAATGATAAGAATGAGAGCACAGGCACTTCAAACAGGAAAAATTAATATATCAACAGATGATGGTGATATTGTAGTTGATTATAATGTTCCATCTCAGCACAAGGAAACTTTAACAGGTACTGCTACATGGGATAATGAAGATGCTGATATAGTAGGAGATTTAATAAGATGGTCAAAAGTACTCACTAATAATGGATATGGAACTCCTACAAGAATTCTGCTTACAGATACAGTACTTGGTTATATCAAAAAGAATAAAGCAATAAATGGTGAACTAGTGGCTCGTAATCCTAATCTTTTAACAATAATAACAGATAATGATATTATAAATTATTTAAATGGTAAACTAGATTTATCTGTTGGTATATTGAATGGTAATTACATTGATGAAAGTGGTGCAATTCAAAATTATTATCAGGATGATTTAGTTACATTAATTCCTGAAGGAGCTTTAGGTAGTACTGTATATGGAACTACTCCAGAAGAAGCAGATAGACTTTATGGTACAGGAAAGCTAGATACAAGTATAGTTAATACAGGTGTTGCTATAACTACTATGCTAAAGGAAGATCCAGTAACAGTTGAAACTAAAGTATCTGAATTAGGAATACCTTCATTTGATAGGGTAGATGAATGCTTCTTTGCAACTGTAAAATAG
- a CDS encoding phage scaffolding protein, which yields MPKLVEILGEEAFKDIPNEVRDKYRDVDLVNSSAYIPKDRFKEVTDEKNEYKKQVEEKNKQLENFQDKVKYNENLAQEIKELKEESRKTSDNYESEINKFKLKSAVKSALRDSKVRDADLAMKLIDYNKVRLSKDGTLVGINNQIANMKKERGYLFEKQMGGTGSFATGGTKTTPLATSLGERLAKQKAISMKNVQEQNKFFK from the coding sequence ATGCCAAAGTTAGTTGAAATTTTAGGAGAGGAAGCTTTTAAGGATATTCCAAATGAAGTAAGAGACAAGTATAGAGATGTTGATTTAGTAAATAGTTCTGCTTATATTCCTAAAGATAGATTTAAAGAGGTTACAGATGAAAAAAACGAATATAAAAAGCAGGTCGAAGAAAAGAACAAACAATTAGAAAACTTTCAAGATAAGGTTAAATATAATGAAAATTTGGCTCAGGAAATCAAAGAGCTAAAAGAGGAAAGCAGAAAAACTTCGGATAACTATGAATCTGAAATCAATAAATTTAAACTTAAGTCTGCAGTAAAAAGTGCATTAAGAGACTCAAAAGTTAGAGATGCAGATCTTGCTATGAAACTTATTGATTATAACAAAGTAAGACTCTCCAAGGATGGGACATTAGTAGGTATTAATAATCAAATTGCAAATATGAAAAAAGAAAGAGGCTATCTATTTGAAAAACAAATGGGTGGTACTGGAAGTTTTGCAACAGGCGGAACGAAAACTACACCACTTGCGACTTCTTTGGGAGAGAGACTTGCAAAGCAAAAAGCAATTTCAATGAAAAATGTACAAGAACAAAATAAATTTTTTAAATAG
- a CDS encoding phage portal protein, which translates to MRNINLAPSIRETLFNLPIIEKIERREALKYYLFYKGKCKFPNVNKVQDDIFLGQSWKSNDNVDYTPTQDIRNKVKPLLKKQARFMLGVEPTMSFKADNIEDDNECEALRKFVYDILEANQFWKNTKQAFLMSTIEKRVLLRVEANPNKPIEIKYENIENFYYDEKNGKLLKVVFFEEDDNNALTDDDTKKIYYLHTYFYSREKETDPITAFYRKDKYYGDNLTEPIETVTTNTGFSILPCWLIKNGGELNDDFGESDLEDLIDVQTLYNKKNSDFADALRFEMFGATNIIDGKKEDVDNLVIAPNAIHAIRTDDKAADAGKQATMSRQEYSVSSSGAVDSYLDRLDRDMRETLDIPTIKDLNNIPSAKAMKYLYNDLIARCEEKWTDWEPIFKQLINFIVEASQYSYSSFKKSWLGLSYSIVFGHNYPLPEDDADKKNVAMAEVKNNVMSHKEYIKKYGEVEDANGEYGLILNEITQITNAENHDKKGQ; encoded by the coding sequence ATGCGAAATATTAATTTAGCACCAAGTATTAGAGAAACATTATTTAATTTGCCTATAATTGAAAAAATAGAGCGTAGGGAAGCCCTTAAATATTACCTATTTTATAAAGGAAAATGTAAGTTTCCTAATGTAAACAAGGTTCAAGATGATATATTTTTAGGTCAGAGCTGGAAAAGCAATGATAATGTTGATTACACGCCTACACAAGATATAAGAAATAAGGTTAAGCCTCTATTAAAAAAGCAAGCTAGGTTTATGCTTGGGGTAGAGCCAACTATGTCATTTAAAGCTGACAATATAGAGGATGACAATGAATGTGAGGCTCTAAGAAAGTTTGTTTATGATATATTGGAAGCTAATCAATTTTGGAAAAACACCAAGCAAGCTTTTCTAATGAGTACCATTGAAAAAAGAGTACTTCTTAGAGTTGAAGCAAATCCTAATAAACCAATAGAAATAAAATATGAGAATATAGAAAATTTCTATTATGATGAGAAAAATGGAAAGCTTTTAAAAGTAGTATTTTTTGAGGAAGATGATAACAATGCATTAACTGATGATGACACAAAGAAAATTTATTATCTTCACACTTATTTTTATAGCAGAGAAAAAGAAACAGATCCTATAACTGCATTCTATAGAAAAGATAAATACTATGGTGATAATTTAACAGAACCTATAGAGACGGTGACAACTAATACAGGTTTTAGTATTCTTCCATGCTGGCTTATTAAGAATGGTGGAGAGCTTAATGATGATTTTGGAGAAAGTGATCTTGAAGACTTGATTGATGTTCAAACACTTTATAATAAGAAAAATTCAGATTTTGCAGATGCATTAAGGTTTGAAATGTTTGGTGCTACCAATATTATTGATGGTAAAAAAGAAGATGTAGATAATTTAGTTATAGCTCCAAATGCCATACATGCTATAAGAACAGATGATAAAGCAGCTGATGCAGGCAAGCAAGCAACAATGTCTAGACAAGAGTACAGCGTGAGCAGTTCAGGTGCTGTAGATTCATACTTAGATAGACTAGATAGGGATATGAGGGAGACACTTGATATTCCAACTATTAAAGATTTAAATAATATTCCAAGTGCAAAAGCAATGAAATATTTATACAATGACTTAATAGCAAGATGTGAAGAAAAATGGACTGATTGGGAGCCTATATTTAAGCAGCTTATTAATTTTATAGTTGAGGCCTCTCAATATAGTTACAGTAGCTTTAAAAAATCCTGGTTAGGTTTAAGCTATTCCATTGTATTTGGACATAATTATCCTCTACCCGAAGATGATGCAGATAAAAAGAATGTGGCAATGGCAGAAGTTAAAAATAATGTAATGAGCCATAAAGAATATATAAAGAAATATGGCGAAGTCGAAGATGCCAATGGAGAATATGGCCTTATACTAAATGAAATAACTCAAATTACTAATGCAGAAAATCATGATAAAAAAGGGCAATAG
- a CDS encoding PBSX family phage terminase large subunit, producing MRKKKKIKGFRFMPFSLKQKKLLFFWEKGSPFAHKDIVIADGAIRSGKTIAMICSFIRWSLKHFNGENFILAGKTIGALKKNVIGPMQQILTAWNLNYEYNRSENFIIVGDNTYYMYDASNEASQDKLQGLTAAGALGDEVALFPQNFVDQMIGRCSVDGAKIFLNCNPGSPYHFVKTEFIDKAKEKNILYMHFDMDDNLSLSGKVKARFSRMFSGVFYKRYILGLWVQAEGLIYDMFDEVKHKAQTIQREYKEFYVSCDYGTQNATVFLLWGQCDGKWYLVNEYYYSGRDNGKQKTDNEYYDDLVKFVGDRKIKAIVIDPSAASFIAIIRQKGKFYVRKAKNDVLEGIRNVGSALNDCVLKFNDCCTNTFKEFFSYVWDEKAVQRGEDKPLKVMDHAMDAVRYFVNTILKITEKSYNDAIYNKGLGIKNSAFGKSIKMHTVF from the coding sequence ATGAGAAAGAAAAAGAAGATTAAAGGTTTTAGATTTATGCCATTTTCATTAAAGCAAAAAAAGCTGTTGTTCTTTTGGGAAAAGGGTTCGCCGTTTGCTCACAAAGATATTGTTATTGCAGATGGAGCTATAAGGTCAGGCAAAACAATTGCTATGATATGCAGCTTTATAAGATGGTCCCTCAAACATTTTAATGGTGAAAATTTCATATTAGCAGGTAAAACCATTGGAGCACTTAAAAAGAATGTTATAGGACCTATGCAGCAAATACTCACAGCATGGAATCTTAACTATGAGTATAACAGGTCAGAGAATTTTATTATAGTAGGTGACAATACTTATTACATGTATGATGCCAGTAATGAAGCTTCACAGGATAAATTACAAGGCTTAACTGCTGCTGGTGCGTTAGGTGACGAGGTTGCTCTATTTCCACAAAATTTTGTTGATCAAATGATAGGACGCTGCTCTGTAGATGGTGCAAAGATATTTTTAAATTGCAATCCAGGAAGTCCATATCACTTTGTTAAAACTGAGTTCATAGATAAAGCAAAAGAAAAGAATATTTTATATATGCACTTTGATATGGATGATAATTTAAGTCTTTCAGGGAAGGTCAAGGCGAGATTCAGTCGTATGTTCAGTGGTGTGTTCTATAAACGCTATATATTAGGCTTATGGGTACAAGCTGAGGGATTAATTTATGATATGTTTGATGAAGTTAAGCACAAGGCGCAGACAATACAGAGAGAATATAAAGAGTTTTATGTGAGCTGCGACTATGGTACTCAAAATGCAACTGTTTTCCTTTTATGGGGACAGTGTGATGGTAAATGGTATTTAGTTAATGAGTATTACTATTCTGGAAGAGACAATGGTAAACAAAAAACTGATAATGAGTATTATGATGACCTGGTTAAGTTTGTTGGAGATAGAAAAATAAAAGCTATAGTTATTGATCCAAGTGCTGCAAGTTTTATAGCCATTATAAGGCAGAAGGGAAAATTTTATGTTAGAAAGGCTAAGAATGATGTACTTGAAGGCATAAGAAATGTTGGAAGTGCTTTAAATGATTGCGTATTAAAGTTTAATGATTGCTGCACAAACACATTTAAAGAATTTTTTTCATATGTTTGGGATGAAAAGGCTGTACAACGTGGGGAAGATAAACCACTAAAGGTTATGGATCATGCCATGGATGCTGTAAGGTATTTTGTCAATACAATACTTAAGATAACTGAAAAATCTTATAATGATGCTATATATAACAAGGGACTAGGAATTAAGAATAGTGCATTTGGAAAAAGCATAAAGATGCACACAGTATTTTAG
- a CDS encoding terminase small subunit gives MPRQRSPNRDKAFLIYKQHKGNIKLREIARILQISEKTISGWKAKDKWEYKLNGTMQKKSKKNTELTDKQKLFCAIYAKKQNATKAYQRAYKCTYETAMAKGCRALKNPKIKHQINALLDAELSEEFLKKGLIQKYKDIAFSDIGDYLEFGKKFELQWTKNDKGEGIPVIDPSTGEQKVKEYSYVNLKDSANFDTSLITEVSEGKYGIKIKLPDKLKAMSMLVKLSNLLSNEEKVKFELEYKKLVNEKIKAEINSMKGNDNDKSCEDIENFIEATRPGENEIKELFKDDENEKEKED, from the coding sequence GTGCCGAGGCAAAGAAGCCCAAATAGGGATAAGGCATTTTTAATTTATAAGCAGCATAAAGGAAATATAAAATTAAGGGAAATTGCTAGGATACTTCAAATCTCCGAAAAGACAATATCAGGATGGAAAGCAAAGGATAAATGGGAATACAAATTGAATGGAACAATGCAAAAAAAGAGCAAAAAAAATACTGAGCTTACCGATAAACAAAAGCTTTTTTGTGCTATATATGCTAAAAAACAAAATGCTACTAAGGCATATCAAAGAGCTTATAAATGCACTTACGAAACTGCAATGGCTAAAGGATGCAGAGCCCTAAAGAATCCAAAGATAAAACATCAGATAAATGCATTACTAGATGCTGAGCTGAGTGAGGAATTTCTTAAAAAGGGACTAATACAGAAGTATAAAGATATCGCTTTTTCAGATATAGGGGATTATCTTGAATTTGGAAAGAAGTTTGAGCTTCAGTGGACTAAGAATGATAAAGGAGAGGGCATACCAGTCATTGATCCTAGTACTGGGGAACAAAAAGTAAAAGAGTATAGCTATGTTAATTTAAAGGATAGTGCAAATTTCGATACAAGTTTAATAACAGAAGTGTCAGAAGGTAAATATGGCATTAAAATTAAGCTCCCAGATAAATTAAAAGCAATGAGCATGTTAGTTAAACTAAGCAATCTTTTATCTAATGAAGAAAAAGTGAAATTTGAACTTGAATATAAGAAGCTTGTCAATGAGAAAATTAAAGCTGAAATTAACAGCATGAAAGGTAATGACAATGATAAATCCTGTGAGGATATTGAGAACTTTATTGAAGCTACAAGACCAGGCGAAAACGAAATAAAAGAACTGTTTAAGGATGATGAAAATGAGAAAGAAAAAGAAGATTAA